In the Quercus lobata isolate SW786 chromosome 5, ValleyOak3.0 Primary Assembly, whole genome shotgun sequence genome, one interval contains:
- the LOC115988809 gene encoding uncharacterized protein LOC115988809, giving the protein MESASVPSNERASTIGSNANSSSVRAKCDPAWDHVTEELKDGRSSYRCIHCGKTYKGGGINRMKRHLAGIKGDVAACMGVPYDVRFQMVENLKEISKSKEQTKKDQEASNYSPLEDSPEFEDVQEITPRGRGLGRGNRSSPSNFPQRSNLGKRKVGDIGNYFAPRTTPGAQPSIKSVLAGKEKKRRVDMAVARWMYDACIPINAVNSSYYQPMFNAVASYGPGYRGPNYHALRVPLLREAKREVQLIVDSHRSYWADTGCTIMADGWTDTRHRTLINFLVYCPKGIIFICSIDASDLVKDAINLSNLFDEIVNWLLEEFCVENIGILVGHLV; this is encoded by the exons ATGGAATCTGCCTCTGTGCCATCTAATGAACGTGCTTCTACAATTGGGTCTAATGCTAATTCTTCATCTGTGAGGGCAAAATGTGATCCTGCATGGGATCATGTAACTGAAGAGTTGAAAGACGGAAGAAGTAGTTATAGATGTATACATTGTGGGAAAACTTATAAAGGAGGGGGCATTAATCGGATGAAAAGACATCTAGCTGGAATTAAAGGTGATGTGGCTGCATGTATGGGTGTGCCTTATGATGTTAGGTTCCAAATGGTTGAGAATTTGAAggaaatttcaaaatctaaagaacaaacaaaaaaggatCAAGAAGCATCTAATTATTCGCCATTAGAGGATTCACCAGAATTTGAAGATGTCCAAGAAATTACTCCTAGAGGTAGGGGGTTAGGTAGAGGAAATAGAAGTAGTCCTAGTAATTTTCCACAAAGATCCAATCTTGGCAAGAGAAAGGTTGGTGACATTGGTAATTACTTCGCTCCTAGGACAACACCGGGAGCTCAACCTTCTATTAAAAGTGTGCTTGCTGGCAAAGAAAAGAAGCGGAGGGTTGATATGGCTGTAGCTAGATGGATGTATGATGCTTGCATTCCAATTAATGCTGTGAATTCTAGTTATTATCAGCCTATGTTCAATGCTGTAGCTTCTTATGGTCCTGGATATAGAGGCCCAAATTATCATGCCCTTCGAGTGCCTTTGTTGAGAGAAGCAAAAAGAGAAGTTCAATTGATTGTTGATTCTCATCGTTCATATTGGGCTGATACTGGTTGTACAATAATGGCTGATGGGTGGACTGATACTAGGCATAGAACATTGATTAATTTTCTTGTCTATTGTCCTAaaggtattatttttatatgttctaTTGATGCTTCTGACTTGGTTAAGGATGCTATTAATTTAAGCAACTTGTTTGATGAAATTGTTAATTGG CTGCTGGAAGAATTTTGTGTGGAAAATATAGGAATATTAGTTGGTCACCTTGTGTAG
- the LOC115992831 gene encoding uncharacterized protein LOC115992831, whose product MDHVAKLAKRASKITVFIYNHVALQAWLRTRKNWTEIVRPGPTRFATTFIALGSLKEHKHDLQALVTSKFYVESKYAKDKKAKAVVKIILDNQFWNDCHVIVHIMSPLIRLLRIVDSDEKPAMGYVYDGMYRVIDGIKKIFKDKKRLWEPYVNIIKDRWDNQFYRDIHAAAYWLNPAFQYDTSTLNKRLETQSAVTDVIESKVSVGRLKLVEELRLFRESEQTFGTQLAQESAKTSQPDEWWKLFGSCAPTLQKFAIRILSQTAASSGCERNWSAFEQIHTKRRNRLEHQRLNDLVFVHYNYRLKERVKRKKFNFDPIDYASIDKTEFWVVEDEEPPFLDHEEIENALYEEGAYPIEEGSSSHVQRDMDNEVIEDDDDDINLESFGDEDDAPPGFRDKNHPIHVEVEEDEDEDDDDDASGGAFGSHDDIDFNFLHNK is encoded by the exons ATGGATCATGTAGCTAAACTTGCAAAGCGTGCATCCAAGATCACTGTGTTCATCTATAACCATGTGGCTTTGCAAGCTTGGTTGAGGACTAGAAAAAATTGGACGGAAATTGTGCGTCCAGGGCCAACTAGGTTTGCTACTACTTTCATTGCCTTAGGGAGTCTTAAGGAACATAAGCATGACTTACAAGCATTGGTGACTAGCAAATTTTATGTTGAATCAAAATATGCAAAAGATAAGAAAGCAAAGGCAGTGGTGAAAATCATTCTTGATAATCAATTTTGGAATGATTGTCATGTAATTGTGCATATTATGTCACCATTGATTCGTTTATTACGCATTGTTGATTCTGATGAAAAACCAGCTATGGGTTATGTATATGATGGCATGTATAGAGTAATTgatggaattaaaaaaattttcaaggacAAAAAGAGACTATGGGAGCCTTATGTTAATATTATCAAGGATCGTTGGGATAATCAATTCTATAGAGATATTCATGCTGCTGCTTATTGGTTGAATCCTGCATTCCAATATGACACATCCACTCTTAATAAGAGGCTAGAGACACAATCTGCTGTGACAGATGTTATTGAATCAAAAGTTTCAGTTGGTCGGTTGAAGTTGGTGGAGGAATTAAGGCTATTTCGAGAGAGTGAACAAACTTTTGGAACTCAACTTGCTCAAGAATCAGCCAAGACATCTCAGCCGG ATGAGTGGTGGAAGTTGTTTGGATCTTGTGCTCCAACCTTACAAAAGTTTGCAATTCGGATCCTTAGCCAAACAGCTGCCTCTTCGGGATGTGAGCGGAATTGGAGTGCTTTTGAACAAATACAtaccaaaagaagaaatagattgGAGCATCAACGACTTAATGATCTTGTATTTGTTCATTATAACTACCGATTGAAAGAAag AGTCAAAAGAAAGAAGTTCAATTTTGATCCTATTGACTATGCAAGTATCGATAAAACTGAATTTTGGGTAGTGGAAGATGAGGAACCTCCATTTCTTGATCATGAGGAGATAGAAAATGCATTATATGAAGAGGGAGCCTATCCAATTGAAGAAGGGTCTTCTAGCCATGTACAAAGAG ATATGGACAATGAAGTgattgaggatgatgatgatgacattAATTTGGAATCATttggtgatgaagatgatgctCCTCCCGGATTTAGAGATAAAAATCATCCTATTCATGTTgaagttgaagaagatgaagatgaggatgatgatgatgatgctagtGGTGGAGCATTTGGTTCACATGAtgatattgattttaattttcttcataaCAAATGA